The window GCTCAAGGATCTGAATATTGCGCGCGCCGATGTGGTGCGCGCGATGTGGGCCGCTGGTGCGGCGGGCTGGGTGCTCGGCGAACATGGCACCTTCGCCGCGGAGGTCTGCGGCTGTCAGGTGGAGATTGGCGCGGCGGGCGCGATGGGCGCGGCGGCGGTCGTGGAAATGGCGGGAGGTTCGGCGGCACAGTGCTGCGACGCGGCGGCGGTGATGTTCCAGAACGCGATGGGGCTGGTCTGCGACCTCGTACAGGCGACAGTGGAGATACCCTGCCACACGAGAAACGCCTCTTTCGCCTCACAGGCCTATATCTGTGCGGATCTGGTGCTCGGGGGTTACCGCAATCCGGTGGGCATCGACGGCACGGTAGAGGCCGTATGCGCCACCGGCAGGATGATGCCCTGCGAGCTGCGCTGTACTTCGCTCGGCGGCATGGCGGTGACAGAAGAGGCTTTGGCGATGAAGAAGAGAAGATGAGTATCAGGGCAAACACATCGATAGCTGGCATACGCTGGCCTCTAAGCCTGTGCACAGCGGCTTGTCCTGTTTTATACCCCGCACAAAACAAAAATAAGATTCCAAGCCGCTAGATGCCGGGTCAAGCCCGGCATGACAAGACAAACATAAACCGTAATTTATTTAGCTTCTGACTTTACTGACGCGTCTACCCTGAGATGAATATTGGGATATTTGACGTTTCTGATACTTAATAACTCCGCACACAAAAAGCGGCGCGATGAAGGCCTTACTTGCCTGCCTCTCGCGTCGCTTTTTCTTACAAAATTTTATCTTTAAAATACGTAATCCAGTATCAGCTCGCGCCGTTCGGCCTTTTCGGAGACGCTCCAGCAGTCCGTAAGGTATTTCATCGCCTCGGCGAGTTTGGTATCGTCGTTGTAGAGCAGCTCTATCACCGTATCGCCGACGGAGACGGCGTCGCCTACCTTTTTCATGAGATGTACCGACACGGCATGGTCTATCTTGTCGTCAAGCTTCATACGGCCGCCGCCGAGCGCGCGCAGCGCCTCGCCTACGGAGAGCGCGTCCAGTTTCGCGAGGTATCCTCTCTTGGAACTCTTGATCAGGAAGCTCTTCCGCGCCCGCGGCAGTATTTCAAGCGGGTGCCGGACGACTTCGGGGGCGCCGCCCTGCGCAGTGATTATCTCGGCGAATTTTTTCAGCGCCGAACCGTCGTCGAGTGCGCGTTCGGCAATTTTCACCCCCTCCTGCGCGTCTTTTACGACGGAGGCGACGGCGAGCATCAGTCCACAGAGCGTCACGCAGAGTTTCCTCGTATCGGCGGGGCCGCGTCCGCTCAGGACCTCCACCGCCTCAAAGACCTCAGATGCGTTGCCCACCCATTCGCCAAGCGGCTGTTCCATGTCGGTTATCGCGACGACGGCGCCTTTGCCAAGTTTTTTCGACACCTTGACAAGGTTTTCCGCAAGCGCCGCGGCGGCCTCACGGTCTTTCATAAAGGCTCCGCTGCCGCATTTCACGTCAAAGACGTAGCCGAAGGCGCCGCCCGCAAGTTTTTTGCTGACGATGCTCGCGGTGATGAGCTCCGTGGAGGGGACGGTCCCCGTCACGTCGCGCAGCTTGTAGAAGCGTCCCTCCGCGGGGGCCAGCTGCTTTGAGTGGCCGGAGATGGCGCAGCCTATGCGGCGCACCTGCGCGAGGAATTCATCCGGCTCAAGGTGCATCCGCATCCCCGGAATGGATTCCAGCTTATCGACCGTACCGCCCGTAAAACCAAGGCCGGGGCCGGAGAGTTTGGAGACGGAGGCGCCGCAGGCCGCGGCGAGCGGCAGAAGGACCAAAGTAGTCTTATCCCCGACGCCGCCGGTGCTGTGTTTGTCGACGATATGAAGGTCGGCCGGAAATGAATAGCTCTCCCCAGACTTCGCGAGGGCCTCGGTAAAGTACATCGTCTCGTCGCTGTCCAGCCCGTTAAGGAAGGCCGCCATCAGCCAGGCGGACAGCTGGTAGTCCGGCGCTTCGCCGGCCATCAGCTTGGCGATCAGCTCGTTGAATTCGTCTCTGCCGTGGCGGCCTTTGTCACGCTTTTTCTCGATAAACTCGATCATATTGAACATCATAGACGCACCTCCTCGATGAATGCCTCTATCAGCCGCGCCACAGACTCACCTGCCTTGGACATCGTCTCCAGGACCTCCTGGTGGGTCAGCTTTTCGGAGGTAATCCCCGCGGCGTAGTTAGCGGCGCAGGAGATGCCAAGCACGCGGATGCCCATGTGGTTCGCGGCGATCACCTCGGGCACGGTGGACATTCCCACGATGTCGGTGCCGAAGGTCCGCGCCATGCGTATCTCGGCCGGCGTTTCAAAGGAGGGACCGCTGAAGGCGATATAGACTCCGCGCCGCAGCGCGATCCCCTCCTTCGCGGCGGCGTGCTCCAATACGCGCAGGAATTCTTTGTCATAGGCCGCCGTCATGTCGGGGAAACGCGTGCCCCAGTCGTCGTTGTTCACGCCGATGAGCGGATTGGTCCCCATGTAGTTGATATGGTCCTCGATGGCGACGATGGAACCTGGTACGATATCGGTGTTTACCGCGCCGGAGGCGTTAGTTACGACGAGAGCCTTTATCCCCAGCTGTCCGAGGACGCGCACAGGGAAGGTGACCTCCGCCATCGTATAACCCTCGTAGTAATGGACGCGTCCCTGCATTGCCGCTACGGGCTTACCGCGCAGATATCCGAGCAGGAGTTTGCCCTCGTGTCCGGGAGCCGTGGAACGCGGCCAGTAGGGTATCTCTTCGTAGGGGATGATCTCCGGACGCTCCAGCTGTTCGGCTATGCGTCCAAGTCCCGAGCCCAACACGATCGCCGTCTGCGGCCGTATGGCGCTTCTTCTCTCAATATACCGCAGCGCTTCGTCTACCTTGTCCCAGTGATACATATGTCACTCCTCCTCACATCAGGCTGATTATAATAATTTAATATTCCCGGCGGCGCTCAAGCTCTTGGATGGAAACGGTCATAGTAATCTCTCAGCTCCGTATCCATGTGCGTATATTTTTCCGTCGTCATGATCGAGCTGTGCCCCAGTATCTCCTGCAGCGTGCGCTGATCCATGCCGTTGCGCAGCAGGTGCGTCGCGAAGGTGTGGCGCAGCACGTGCGGATGAAGCCGAGCGGCGGGGATATTCGCCATCAGCCCGCGCTTCCGCATGATCACCCACAGCGTCTCGCGGTGCAGCTGCCTCCCGTTTCTTGAGAGGAAGAGCCACTCCGCCCCGTGTTTGTCGAGCTTCGGGCGGTACTCGGCGATATATTCCTCGATGACGCGGCGGACCGCCCCAATATAGGGAATCGTCCGCTCTTTGTCGCCCTTGCCGCGCGCGTATAGTATGCCGTTCGCGGCGTCAAGGTCGCGCAGCCTCACATGGCAGAGCTCGGAGGCCCTCATGCCCGCTCCGTAGGCGAGCTCGATAAAGGCCCGGTCGCGTTTGCCGACCGGCGTGCCGTCTTCGCAGGCGTTGATTATCCGCTGCACCTCGCCCTCGGTCATCACCTGCGGCAGGACCTTCGTCCTCGCCGGCAGCGGTGCGAGGCGCGGCAGGTTGTCGCTTACACCGTCGTACTGCAAAAAACGCGCGAAGGAGCGGAGCATCGCCCCCAGGCGCTGTACGGAGGACTTTTTTCGTCCCTCTCCCTGCTGTGCAAGCAGAAAACGCGAGATGGCGTCGGCCTGCATGTCAAGCGGGTCGTGTCCGCTGGCCTCACAGTGCGCGAGCCATATCTGCATATCGGAGTTGTAGGCGCGCTGCGTATTCTCGCTGCAGCCGCGCTCAAGCCGGAGGTAGTCGGTGAAGCGCTCGAGCGTCCTGCCAAGTTCACCTCCGGCGGGGCGTTTCATTTTTGCGGCCTCCTGGCCATGTACCAGTAGAAAGCCATCAGCGTCTTGCCGTCTTTTATCTTCTTTTCGGCGATCATCTTTTCCAGCTCTTCCGGGGCAAAGGCAAATACCTTGATATATTCGTCTTCGTCCTCGGGGAGTTTGGAGGAGACCAGTTCGTCTGCGTAGTAAACGATAATCTTTTCGGTACAGAAGCCGGGAGAGCTGTAAAATTCCGCGATCTCCTCTATATGGCCCGGCCGGTAACCAATCTCTTCCTGCAGCTCGCGCACCGCGGTCTCGCGCGGGTCCTCCCCCTCTTCTACAAGCCCCGCGGGGATCTCGTAGATATCCTCGTCTATCGCGTGGCGGTATTGCCGGACAAGAATTATCTCTCCCCGCTCGTTGACGGGGAGGATCGCCACCGCCGACTTATGGAGCACAACCTCGCGCACCTTTTCGGAGCCGGAGGGAAATTTCACGGTATCCACGCGGAGGTCGATGATACGTCCCTTATATTTGCAGTCCGAACGCACGATATTACGCAGCTGACTTTTTGAATCGCTCAAGACAAACACCTCTTATCCTATCTCTTCACCGTTTTCTATGCGGGCCCCGCGCGCCCAATCCTCGGCGCGCTGCGGCCTTTTGCCCTCCGGCTGCACCTCGACGAGTTTAAGCGCCCCCTCGCGGCAGACGACGACGGGCGCGCCATCGACGATCTCACAGCGGCAGACCGCGCAGTCCGCCGAGGGCAGAGGCTCTGCCGCGTGTACGCGGAGCCGCTTGCCGTGAACCATGCAATAGACTCCCGGGGAGCATCCGATGCCCCTGATCTTATTGATTATCTCTTCGGCGCTTTCCGCGCGCCAGTCAATCTTTCCTTCGGACTTATCTATCTTTGGAGCCGTCGTCACATTTTCTTCTTTTTGGGGCGTAAAGCGCCACTCTGCGGGCGCTACGCCGCAAAGATAATGAAGCAGCGTCTCGGAGCCAAGCACAGCGGCCTTTTCCATCAGCGCCGCGGCGTCGTCCTCCGGTTCTATCACAAGCTCCGGCTGCGCCAATACGGGGCCGGAGTCCATGCCGGCGTCAAGCCGGAAGATGGAGACCGCCGTCTTTGTACGTCCATCCATCAGCGCGCGCTGGATAGGGGCCGAGCCGCGGTATTCCGGCAGCTTCGAGGGGTGGATGTTGAGGCAGCCTAAGGAGGCCATAGAGAGCACCGGCTCTTTTATCATCTGGCCGAAGTCTATCACCAGTATCACATCGGGGCTGTTTTGCCGCAGCCATTCGAGGCGCTCCGCGTCGGCGGACAGCCTAGCCGTCGTATATACTGGCAGATCCAGCGACTGCGCAAGCTCCCATACCGGCGTATTCTGCAGTTTAAGGCCACGCCCCGCCGTCCGCGGAGCGTTCGTCAGCACCCACATGGGGCGGAGACGGCGCGATATTATCTCCAGGCAGCGCGCGGCGAAGCGGCCTGAGCCCATGAAGCCAACCGTCAGCTGGTCCATTATTTTTCCGCCGCCCGTTTCGCGATTTTTTTCTTGAGGAACTGACGCTTGAGGGGTGATACCCGGTCGATAAGCAGCCGCCCGTTGAGGTGGTCGATCTCATGAGAAAAGACGCAGGCGCAGAAGCCGTCAAGCTCCCGCCTCTGGGAGACGCCGTTCTCGTCCTGATAGACGACGGTCAGCTTTTCCGGTGAGGCGACCTTTTCGTAGATGCCCGGAAAGCTGAGACAGCCCTCTTCGTTAATAACGGAACCCTCCGCCTCAACGACCTCGGGATTCACCAGCACAAATTTATCGCCGTGGTAGTCTATGACGACGATCCTCTTCGCGACTCCCACCTGGGGCGCGGCAAGGCCGATGCCGTCGTTCGCGTACATGGTGTCAAACATGTCGCCGACGAGAGTTTTAAGCTCTTCGTCAAACTCCGTCACACTCGCCGTCTCTTCGCGGAGCACGGGGTCTGGATAAACACATATAGTTCTAAGGGCCATAATTGACCTCCTGTCATATGTTTTCATATTTATCCTATTGTAACGTAAAAAGAGGCCCCGCTCAAGGTGAGCGGGGCCTCCATATCTCTTGTGAGGATCGTCGGGCTATTCGCCGTCTTCCATTTCGCGCTGTTTGAGAAGATCTCCGATTGAGAAATTCATCTCTTCCTGCGGGAGCTGGCTGTTGGCGCTCTCCTGTCTCCGGCGGTCTCCGCCCTCTGAACGGCGGCGGCGCGGACGGTCCTCGCTGCGCTTCGCGGGAGCTCCGCCCATCGCGGGCTGATCGTGAGATTCCTCACGCGGCGCGCGCCTTACGGGCTCTTCGTTCGCGGGACGCAGGCTGAGGCGGATACGGCGCTCGACGGGGTTAACTTCGAGAACGCGGGCGGTGACTTCCTGTCCCTCTGAAAGGACTTCCTTGGGATTCTCCACTCTCTGCGTCGAGAGCTGTGAGATGTGGATGAGTCCCTCGATACCCTCTTCGAGTTCGACAAAGGCGCCGAAGTCAGCGATGCGGACGACCTTTACAGGTACTTCGGCATCCTTCTGATACTTCTCGGCGGCATCCTTCCAGGGATCGTTAAGCTGCTTGTAGCCCAGGCTGATGCGCTTGCGCTCGGTGTCAGTCTCAATGATCGAAACTTCGACCTTCTGTCCCTTCTTGAGGACTTCTTTCGGGTGCTTGATGCGTGTCCAGCTGAGGTCTCCGATGTGGATGAGTCCCTCTACGCCGGGCTCTATTTCTACAAATGCGCCGAATTCTGTCAGGTTGGTGACGGTACCCTCGGTAACCTTGCCGGGAGTCCAGCGCTCGGCCGCCGTCGTCCAGGGATCGTCAAGCGTCTGGCGGATCGAGAGGGAGATTCTGTTGTTCTCCTTGTCGATGCCTATGACCTTTACCTTGACGTGGTCGCCCTTAGCGACGATCTCTTTGGCCTTCGCGCTGCGCTGCCATGAAAGTTCGCTGATGTGGACAAGCCCTTCCATCGCACCGAGGTTGACGAAAACACCGAAAGACGTGATGCTGCTGACATCGCCCTCAAGCACATCGCCTTCATGTACCTGCTCATAGAAGGCCTGGCGAATGCCTGTGAGTTCCTCTTCGATGAGGCTGCGGCGGGAGAATACGAGGCGGCGCTTTCTGCGGTCCTTCTCGATGAGCTTCACAGAGAATTCCTGGTCGAGGAGTTTTCCGGGATTCACTCCGTGGCCCTCCTGCGTCAGGTGTGAAATAGGGATAAATCCTTCGATGCCGCAGCAGCTCACGATGAGGCCGCCCTTCACCTTACGGATTCCCTTTACTGTGATAGTCTCGTTATTCTCTGCCTCTTCTTCGAGCTTGTTCCAGCGCTCGTCAAATTCGCAGCGCCAGCGTGAGAGTCCAAGCTGGGCGTCTTCGCCCTGCCCGATATTTGTGATCTGCACTCTGACCTTGGCGCCGTTCTCGGGCTCGGGAGTCTCTTCTACGAGAACTCTGTGAGTCCATTCTTTGCGCGGAAGAAAGCCTTCGCATTTGTAGCCTACATCTACGAGCCAGCCGTCCTCACGTGAATCGACGACGGTTCCCTCCACGACCTTGCCGCGGTGGAAGTCGCCCATCACATCGTACTGCTGCATCATTTCTTCCATTGTTTCTTCTTTTTCCTGTGTTTCCATTACGTCTTCTGTACGAAGCTCGTCAACCATTCCCAACATCCTCCTGCTTACATCATCTTTAATTTTTGGATCAGTTCTTTTATCAGCCAGTCGGGGGTGCTGCCTCCCGCGGCTATTCCGATTATGTCCTTATTTTCCAACCAGCCCCTTTCCAGTTCTCCTGCATGTTCTATCCACAAGGTCGGCACCCCTGAACAGGAGCCGATCTCTGCTAACTTTCTCGTGTTGGCGCTGTTTCTGCCGCCTAACACTATCATGCCGTCCGCCTCTTCCGCAAGCCGGCAGACAGACTGCTGGCGCGCGAGAGTCGCGCGGCATATCGTATTATATACCTTTATCTCGGGAGAGACAGAGACAAATCCGCTCACCAGCGCGGAAAAATTTTCCACACGCTGCGTCGTCTGGCTCAGTATCCCGCAGCGCTTGCCGTACAGCTCGTACGGTATCGCCTCCGCGGAGGCCAGCACATGCACCTCTCCTGAAACATAGCCCATAATACCCTTGACCTCCGGATGGGAGGCGTCTCCTAATATTATCACGATATAGCCATCTTGGGAAAGGGTCTTTGCTCTTTCCTGCGCCGTTTTTACAAAAGGGCATGTTCCGTCGACCATTTTCGCGCTTCTTTCGCGCAGCAATTCAAAGACCTCCGGCGTCACCCCGTGGGCCCGCACGAAAGATACCGCGCCCTCAGGCACCTCTTCGGGAGAATCGACGACGATAAGCCCCAGCTTTTCAAGCCGTTCCGTCTCCTGCGGATTGTGTATCGGGCTGCCCAGCGCGTAGACCTGATGAGTCTTTTTCAGTTCGTTCTCTAGCGTCGTGATCGCGCGCTTGACTCCGAAGCAGAGCCCCGTCGGATCGGCGGTGATTATCTTCATGCGCCGCCCTCCAGGTGCGCGAGACAGCGTGGCACGACGTTCCGCAGCGCCTCCTCCTTCGAGACCTCGTCGAAGTCATACCACAGCGCGGGCTCAAAGTGCTTGAACCAGGTCATCTGACGGCGCGAGAAGGCCTTGGTCGAACGGATGTCGCCCTCTATCGCCTCCAGGAAGGTGCATTCGCCGCCGATGTAGCGCACCAGTTCACGGTAGCCGAAGCCCTGCAGCGCCGGAAGCGAGGGAGAATAGCCGTTGTCGAGCAGCCACTTGACCTCCTCGGGATATCCGCTCGCGAACTGCTCTTTGACGCGGCGTTCGATATTTCGGTAAAGATTGGCGCGAAGCCTCGTGAGGCCGATATATAATATTTCATAGGGGGATTCCATCTTATTCTGCCGCCGATACCACCAGCTCGCGTTCTTGCCTGTGATGCGGAATATCTCAAGGGCGCGCATCGTGCGCACTGGGTCGTTTTGGTGTATCTTCGCCCCCGCCTCTGGATCTATCTCCAGCAGCTCCTGATGCAGCGCGGGAAGCCCGCGCCCAGTTATCTCCTCTTCCAGCTGAGACCTGATATTTTCATCCTTCGGCAGATCTTCGGAGAGCATGCCGGTGAGCGCGCGGTAGTAGAATGGCGTGCCGCCGATCAGCAGCGGTACGCGGCCGCGGGCCATGATGCGGTTCACGGCGTCCTCCGCATCCTCCGCAAAGTCGGCGGCGGAATATACCTGATCGGGATCGACGACGTCGATGAGATGATGTATCACCTCGCGCCGTATCTCGCGGGAGACCTTGTCAGTGCCGACGTCAAGATAGCGGTAGACCTGGCGCGAGTCGACCGAGATTACCTCAGCGTTGAGCTTCGCGGCGAGAGACAGGCTGAACTCCGTCTTGCCGACCGCCGTGGGGCCGATTATCGCGATAACGGGGATCTTTTTATCCGTCATCTCTCGAACCAGTCCCGCAGTTTTTTATTTTCGATCAGAAAGACAGTCGGCCTTCCGTGCGGGCAGGTATAGGGCGTGTCGCAGCGTTCGAGACGACGCAGTAAATCAAGGGCCTCCTCCGTCTCAAAGCGCCGTCCAAGCTTTACCGCGTCGCGGCAGGCGAGGCGCGCCATGCGCCACCACACCTCGCGGTCCCGCTTTACGGGGTCGTTCTCAGTCTCCATTCCGCGCAGCGCCGAACGGAGCATATCTATCGGCGAAAGGTGCCCCTTGCCCTTGATCGCGGGCACCGCCGTCACCCTGCCGCCCTCCGTACGGAAGCCGAGCGCCGCGAGCTCTTTTTCATAGAGCGCCGCCTCGGCGGCCACCGCCTGCGGTATCTCCATCGGCAGCGTCAGCCACTGGGTCGCGATATTGTCCTTGAAGGATTCGCATATCTCCTCAAACAGTATGCGTTCGTGCGCCGCGTGTGGGTCCATCACCGCCAGCGCGTCGGGAAAGTCGAAGATCAAAAAACCCTCCGCGCTCTGCCCCACATAGTTTTTATCAAATAAAAATTCCTCTTCCGCACGCGGCGGCTCCTCCGCCGGCGTGAAGATATTCTCCGTGGCGGCCCCGGCGCTCAGCGGGCTCGCGGCGCGCCACGGCCCCTTCTTCTGGAATGTCCAGCCGTTCGGGCTGTACGCCGCGGGCGCGGCGGGAAGCGCCTCCGCTTCGAAGGCCGTCCGCGGCGGCGTCATGAAATCATCAGGAGCACTCGGCGGCAGGGGCGGCGCGGCAATCGAATGCCGCTGTGCGAATATCGCCTTAGCGTTGTCATAGACGATCTTAAAGGCCTCTCCGCTGCGGCGGAAGCGCACCTCCTCCTTCGTCGGATGGATGTTGACGTCGACATCCTGCGGCGGCAGGTCGAGAAGGACGAGCCATTCGCCGTAGGCCGCGGCGTCCGCCGTGGAAAGCGCGGCGCGTATCGCGGCATCCTGCACCCGCCGTCCATTGACGAAGAGCATGATCACCACGCGGCGGGAATCGGGGATCGGATTCCACCAGAGGCGCGCCGAGAGGCTGCCGCTCTGCGATTCGGAATGGTATATCTTCGTCTGGCGGCCCCAGCGGCGCAGCAGCGTATCCTCCACGCAGGCCGCGCCCGTGTATTCGAGAATTTTTTTACTCTCTTCATAAAGGCGGAAAGTCACCTCGGGATGTATCAGCGCGTAGTCGTTGACGATCTGGACGATGCGGCGCAGCTCCGCGGATGAGGTCTTAAGGAATTTACGGCGCGCGGGAAGATTAAAGAACAGATCGTCTATCTGTATCCGCGTCCCCGGCTTTGCGGGAGTCTCCGTGTGGAGGGTGATCTCGCCGGCCTCACAGCGTATCAGGCCGCCAGCTTCAGCCTCGGCAGCCTTGCTGCGTATCTCCATACGCGAGACGGCGGCGATGCTTGCGAGCGCCTCGCCGCGGTAGCCGAGCGTCGATATCCTCTCAAGGTCCTCTATATCCGTTATCTTGCTGGTGGCGTAGCGCTCAAGCGCGAGCGGCAGCTCCGCGCAGGGAATGCCGCAGCCGTCGTCCTCAATAACAAAGGAGCTCTTGCCGCCCTGCTCCGTCTGTATTGAGATCGTGCGCGCGCCCGCGTCGAGCGAATTTTCGATGAGCTCCTTCGCGACCGAGGAGGGGCGCTCTATCACCTCTCCGGCGGCTATCCGTGTGGAAATATCGGGGGCCAATCTCTTTATCATTTGAATCCAAGTACCTTTCTGCTCTCTTCGCGCAGGCGGCAGACGAGTTCCAGCGCCGCCATCGGCGTCATGTTGTTCGGGTCGCAGGCGGCAAGCTCCTCAAGGACCGCCTCCTGGCGCACGTCGAAGAGCGTCAGCTGGTTCTGCTGGGAGCTCTTCACCTCCTCGTTCTTCTCCGCGCCGCGCTCCTCAAATGTAGCCAGCAGCTCCTCGGAGCGGCGCAGCACGGCGGCGGGAACGCCCGCGAGACGCGCCACCTCGATGCCGTAGGAGCGGTCGGAGGGGGCCTCGACGATCTTATGGAGGAAGACCACGCCGCGGTCGCTCTCCTCCACCCCCATACTGAGGTTCACTATCCCCGGCAGAAGCTCCGCGAGCTGGGTCAGTTCGTGGTAATGCGTCGCGAAAAAGACGCGCGGGCGGGCGTGCTCCTGCCCCTGTAAAAACTCAACCACCGACCAGGCGATGCTGAGGCCGTCGTAGGTCGAAGTCCCGCGCCCCACCTCGTCGAGGATTATCAGGCTGCGGTCCGTGGCGTGGCGCAGGATATTGGCGGTCTCCACCATCTCCACCATGAAGGTGCTCTGCCCGCGCGCCAGTTCGTCGCGCGCGCCGATACGCGTGAATACGCGGTCGATGAGCCCGATCTTCGCGCTCTCCGCGGGAATGAAGGAGCCCATGTGCGCCATCACCGCGATCAGAGCCGCCATCCGCAGATAGGTGGACTTACCGGCCATATTGGGCCCCGTGATGATGGCGATACGGCGTCCGTTTTCGTCGCTGAAATTGAAGTCGTTCGGAGTGAAGGGGTTTTTGCCGAGCGTCACCTCGACGACGGGATGGCGCGCGTTTTTGACGACAAAATCCTTGCTCATATCCATTTGCGGACGGCAGTACCCCTGCTCGGCGGCGACGGCGCCAAGCGACAGCAGCGTGTCGAGCTCGGCGATAAAGTTCGCCGTGCGCTGTATCGCCGCCGCCTGCGCCAGCACCGCCTCCACTAGACCGGCGTATATCCGCTCCTCGATCGCCAGCATTTCGCTCTCGGCGCTGAACATTTCGCGTTCAAAGGCCTTGAGCTCGTCTGTGATAAAGCGTTCGGCGTTCACAAGCGTCTGCTTGCGTATATAGTTCATGGGCGCGCGTCCGGCATTGCCCTTAGGAATTTCTATGTAATATCCGAATACCTTGTTGACACCGGCCTTCAGATTCTTTATTCCGCTCCTGGCCCGCTCGGCCTCCTCAAAGGCGGCGAGCCACGACGAGGAATTCTCCGCTTTGCTGCGCCATGAATCAAGTTCCGCGTCAAAGCCGCCCTTAATGACGCCGCCGTCGCGCAGGAAGCGCGGCACGGAATCGGCGACCGCCGCCATCAGCAGCGCCGCGAGCTCCGTGGTGTCGCAGTCCGGAATAAGCGTGGCGAGCGCCTCGTCTTCAGCGGCTAACGCTCTTATCTCCGGCACGAAGTTCAGCGTCTCTTTGATGACCAGCATATCGGAGGGCGAGCCCATGTTGAGGGTGATGCGCGAGAGGGACTTGCCCATGTCGCGGCAGCCCGCCAGCAGCTCGCCGAGACGGGCGCGCAGCCGCGGATCACCCGCAAGCCGTTCCACTATATCCTGCCGCGCCTCTATCGCCGCGATATCCTGCAGCGGCGAGGTGATCCAGTTTTTAAGCATCCGTTTGCCCATCGGCGTACGGCAGCGGTTGAGCACCCAGAATAACGAGGTCGTACTTTGATCGATAAGTTCCAGGTTCGCCTGGGTGTTCTGATCGAGGATCAGGTTTTCACGCGGCAGTATCGGCGTAACGGCGGTTATGTGCGAGGCCTTCGAGAATTGAGTCTCCTCAAGATATTTGACGGCGGTGGCCGCCGCGCCTGCCGCCGCGTCGCGGTCGTCCAGCCCCATCGCGGACAGCGAAGATATATTCCACTTGCGGCAGAGCCAGGAGGAGGCCTGCGGCGGCGAAAAATCCCCCTTGTCGCGCTCCACCGTGTTGCAGGAGGTCAAAGATGGACAGCTTTTACGGAACTGTTCAAGCTGGCCGCGCCGCAGAAGCACCTCGTTGGGGGCGAAGGCGGAGAGTATCGACACGCCGCCCTCCAGCGCGAAGGTCCCGGCGCGCAGCGCTCCGCTCGCGGAATCAAGCAGCGCGACGGAAAGGTTTTTACCTTCAAACAGGCAGGCCGCGATCTTCCCGTCGCCGTCTGAGTTCTCCGGCAGCCAGGTCCCCGGCGTAACGATGCGGGTGACGCTGCGCTCGACAAGCGTACGCCCGTCCGGCTCGGTGATCTGTTCGCAGATCGCCACGCGGTAGCCGGCGGCGACAAGCCTTCCGAGATATGAATCGACGGAATGGAATGGAACTCCCGCCATCGGTATTTGGTTTTCGGAGTCTTTAGAGCGTGAGGTAAGGGTGATGTCAAGCACGGCGGAAGCGGTCTTGGCATCTTCAAAAAACATCTCATAAAAATCTCCCATGCGGAAAAAGAGAAGGCAGTCCGGGTACTTATCCTTCCAGTGCACATATTGCTCAAGCATGGGGGTCATCCTTATTCCGACTGGCAGT is drawn from Cloacibacillus porcorum and contains these coding sequences:
- a CDS encoding thymidine phosphorylase, with the protein product MMFNMIEFIEKKRDKGRHGRDEFNELIAKLMAGEAPDYQLSAWLMAAFLNGLDSDETMYFTEALAKSGESYSFPADLHIVDKHSTGGVGDKTTLVLLPLAAACGASVSKLSGPGLGFTGGTVDKLESIPGMRMHLEPDEFLAQVRRIGCAISGHSKQLAPAEGRFYKLRDVTGTVPSTELITASIVSKKLAGGAFGYVFDVKCGSGAFMKDREAAAALAENLVKVSKKLGKGAVVAITDMEQPLGEWVGNASEVFEAVEVLSGRGPADTRKLCVTLCGLMLAVASVVKDAQEGVKIAERALDDGSALKKFAEIITAQGGAPEVVRHPLEILPRARKSFLIKSSKRGYLAKLDALSVGEALRALGGGRMKLDDKIDHAVSVHLMKKVGDAVSVGDTVIELLYNDDTKLAEAMKYLTDCWSVSEKAERRELILDYVF
- a CDS encoding purine-nucleoside phosphorylase; translated protein: MYHWDKVDEALRYIERRSAIRPQTAIVLGSGLGRIAEQLERPEIIPYEEIPYWPRSTAPGHEGKLLLGYLRGKPVAAMQGRVHYYEGYTMAEVTFPVRVLGQLGIKALVVTNASGAVNTDIVPGSIVAIEDHINYMGTNPLIGVNNDDWGTRFPDMTAAYDKEFLRVLEHAAAKEGIALRRGVYIAFSGPSFETPAEIRMARTFGTDIVGMSTVPEVIAANHMGIRVLGISCAANYAAGITSEKLTHQEVLETMSKAGESVARLIEAFIEEVRL
- a CDS encoding tyrosine-type recombinase/integrase — translated: MKRPAGGELGRTLERFTDYLRLERGCSENTQRAYNSDMQIWLAHCEASGHDPLDMQADAISRFLLAQQGEGRKKSSVQRLGAMLRSFARFLQYDGVSDNLPRLAPLPARTKVLPQVMTEGEVQRIINACEDGTPVGKRDRAFIELAYGAGMRASELCHVRLRDLDAANGILYARGKGDKERTIPYIGAVRRVIEEYIAEYRPKLDKHGAEWLFLSRNGRQLHRETLWVIMRKRGLMANIPAARLHPHVLRHTFATHLLRNGMDQRTLQEILGHSSIMTTEKYTHMDTELRDYYDRFHPRA
- a CDS encoding NUDIX hydrolase; its protein translation is MSDSKSQLRNIVRSDCKYKGRIIDLRVDTVKFPSGSEKVREVVLHKSAVAILPVNERGEIILVRQYRHAIDEDIYEIPAGLVEEGEDPRETAVRELQEEIGYRPGHIEEIAEFYSSPGFCTEKIIVYYADELVSSKLPEDEDEYIKVFAFAPEELEKMIAEKKIKDGKTLMAFYWYMARRPQK
- the fmt gene encoding methionyl-tRNA formyltransferase, translating into MDQLTVGFMGSGRFAARCLEIISRRLRPMWVLTNAPRTAGRGLKLQNTPVWELAQSLDLPVYTTARLSADAERLEWLRQNSPDVILVIDFGQMIKEPVLSMASLGCLNIHPSKLPEYRGSAPIQRALMDGRTKTAVSIFRLDAGMDSGPVLAQPELVIEPEDDAAALMEKAAVLGSETLLHYLCGVAPAEWRFTPQKEENVTTAPKIDKSEGKIDWRAESAEEIINKIRGIGCSPGVYCMVHGKRLRVHAAEPLPSADCAVCRCEIVDGAPVVVCREGALKLVEVQPEGKRPQRAEDWARGARIENGEEIG
- the def gene encoding peptide deformylase, whose protein sequence is MALRTICVYPDPVLREETASVTEFDEELKTLVGDMFDTMYANDGIGLAAPQVGVAKRIVVIDYHGDKFVLVNPEVVEAEGSVINEEGCLSFPGIYEKVASPEKLTVVYQDENGVSQRRELDGFCACVFSHEIDHLNGRLLIDRVSPLKRQFLKKKIAKRAAEK